GAATATACCGGGCCAAATGGAACAGCTTTTACCATTCTCATTCCGATAGAATCAAAAGGAACGGCGTAAATATGAGTGCCAAGATTTTAGTTGTAGACGATGACAAAGCACACCTATCAATGCTTGAAACGATGCTTACGGGGTGGGGGTATGCTGTTGTGGGCGTGGAAGATGGGGCAGACGCCATTGANAAGGTGAAGGAGGCTCCCTTTGACGCTGTTCTGATGGACGTCAGAATGGCAAGAATCGGTGGCATTGAAGCCCTGAGCCAGATCAAGGAATATAACCCGGCCATTCCGGTTGTGATCATGACCGCATACTCTTCCGTTGATACGGCTGTGGAGGCGATGAAGTTGGGGGCGTATGACTACCTGACCAAGCCCTTGAACTTTGATGAACTCAATATGACTTTGGAGCGTTCTCTGGACCACATGACGCTCATCAAGGAAAACCAGTCCCTCAAAGAGAGAATATCGGAAGACTCAAGCCTGACGGACATTATCGGATCAAGTCCAAAATGTGCTGTAAATTCGTTCTCCGCCCGTCGCCCTCTGCCTAATAGATTCTGGCCACCTTTCCCTCGCCTTCGATCTCTTGCCGGGCCTCTCGCCATTCGAGGTACTCATCCATGTTGAGGTACCTTCGGCCCGTGGACCAGACTTCGTGCTGCTCGGCCAACAAAGCTCCGACGAGCCTCAGAGCCGCGTCCTCGTTGGGAAAGATGCGGATAACCCGTTCTCTTCGCCTAATCTCCTCGTTCAAGCGCTCTGCCATGTTCGTGGTGCGCAGCCGGCGCCGGTACTTCTCCGGGAGACGAAGCACGGAGATCGCATCCTCCAGACCTTCCTCCAGCGTACTCAAGGCCTTCTCGACCTTCTTCCCATCCATGGCTTCGCAAAGCTGCTCGAAGCTCTGCCTGGCCATGGCCTGACTGTCGGCATGAAGGATTCGCTTGAGCCACAAGGACATCTCGTCTTTCTGGGTTTTGGGCGTGAGCCCCAACACGTTGCGCATGAAGTGCACCTGACAGCGTTGCCAGCATGTGCCCTGGAAATTCCGCCGAAGCGCCTTGACCAGGCCAGCATGACTGTCGGAGATGACGTAGTCCACTCCTCGCAGGCCTCGGCCTTTCAGCCAGCAGAAGATATCCTCCCAGGTCTCCTCCGTCTCACTGTCGCCCAACCTTATCCCAAGGATCTCGCGCGTTCCCTCCTCGGAGATGCCGATAACGATGAGAGCGCTGGTCGATCGCACCGCTTCGTCTCGACGCACCTTGATCACCACAGCGTCCATGACCAGGAAGGGGTAACGCTTGTCATGCAGAGGCCGGTCATTCCACGCCCCGACTCGGGCCTCCAACTCCGTGCACAGCTGGCTGACCGTGGACTTGGAAAAGCTGGCCCCGCACAGCTCCTCAGTGATCGAGGTTACCTTTCTGGTAGAGACACCGTTGAGGTACATCTCCATGAGAGCCAGAACAAAGGCCTGCTCGCTACGCTGATAGCGACGGAACATCTCCGTGGAGAACTGCCCATCTCTGGACTGTGGAACCAGCAGGTTCAAAGGACCGACCCGGGTGTAGAGCTTCCGGACTCGGTGCCCGTTCCGGTACGCTTTACGGCCCTCGTTGCGTTCGTATGCCTGAGCTCCGATATGCTCTGTCATCTGGGCCTCAAGTACTTGGTTCAAGACGGCTTCCAGCAGCTGCTGGAAGCCGTCATCCCGAGAAAGCAGGCTTGCAACCTGGTCCTGACTCAGCTTAACCTCAAAGTCGGCCATCGCTTCTCCTCCTTCTACGTTTTGGTTTGGTCACCAAGGGACGTAGCGGAGAGCGGTGGCCTTTTCAATTAAGCCCCTCAGAATTTACAGCACTATACGGACACAACCCGCCTCACACCTATAAGCCATAAGCTTCATCAATTTATTCATTATGTTTTATTGCCTTATTAACACTGCCTTCATGCGTTCAAATTCATCCTCAGAAATTTCACCCTTGGCATACTTGGTCTTGATAAGGTTCAAAGAGTCATCCCTGTC
The genomic region above belongs to Desulfovibrio oxyclinae DSM 11498 and contains:
- a CDS encoding IS256 family transposase, whose amino-acid sequence is MADFEVKLSQDQVASLLSRDDGFQQLLEAVLNQVLEAQMTEHIGAQAYERNEGRKAYRNGHRVRKLYTRVGPLNLLVPQSRDGQFSTEMFRRYQRSEQAFVLALMEMYLNGVSTRKVTSITEELCGASFSKSTVSQLCTELEARVGAWNDRPLHDKRYPFLVMDAVVIKVRRDEAVRSTSALIVIGISEEGTREILGIRLGDSETEETWEDIFCWLKGRGLRGVDYVISDSHAGLVKALRRNFQGTCWQRCQVHFMRNVLGLTPKTQKDEMSLWLKRILHADSQAMARQSFEQLCEAMDGKKVEKALSTLEEGLEDAISVLRLPEKYRRRLRTTNMAERLNEEIRRRERVIRIFPNEDAALRLVGALLAEQHEVWSTGRRYLNMDEYLEWREARQEIEGEGKVARIY